DNA from Gracilinanus agilis isolate LMUSP501 chromosome 3, AgileGrace, whole genome shotgun sequence:
agggaaaggaaaaaaaatccagagattATGATTTAAAGAGGAAGGACAGGGAAACTATCCTCACCCCATCTCAAGTGTCTAATGACATTAATCTCACTATTTAACAGTCTTTGTTCTGATGGAGTTTCCTCTTTCCACCTAATCTCACTTGTTGCAGAGTAAACTAGGTTCCTCAGTAAAAGCACAGAACCTTAAGTTATAGAGAATTTTTCAGATGCCTGAAGATGGCATTACTTTGATTTTCCTCGTAACAAAAGTAAAAGGCCATAATTCCTTTCAACTTTTCCCAGAGGCTCTATAATCTAGCCATTTAATCACCTTCATTGCTTTACTTTGCTTAACATTTCTCAACAACTCAGAAAAAGGCATGTATGTCACGTACTTCTCAAATTTCTGGATAACTAACACACCGAAGGACAAAATTAAACCAAAACAATCTTTACAGCTAAGGGAGATCTTAATCTGGGCTCCATAAATTTGTTTGCtgtttttagaaaacattttgataactgtatttcaatacaataagttatttttgttatctatgtattttatttcatgcatttaaaaacattattctgagacaAGGTTCCTAGGCTTCAGAATGCCAAAAGGGAGTGCGTGACAGAGTAATGGTTAAGGATATCTGATCTAAAACTTTGTGTTGAATCTAACAAGATGAAACTCAGCaaaggcaaatatatttttacaacaGCCTTCAAAAAATCAGcttcccaggggcagctgggtggcttagtggattgagagccaggcctagagatgggagatcctgggttcaaatctggtctcagacacttctcagctgtgtgaccctgggcaagtcacttaaccccaattgcctaatccttaccactcttctgccttggagccaatacacagtattgactccaagacgaaaggtaagggttttaaaaaaaaaatcagcttcccaaatatagaatggggggaggggtatTATTGGACTAAAGTTTGCTAAAAATAAGGATCTTAGGACCCCTGGCTTACCATGGACCAGCAGCTTGATGTGGAAgccttaaaaaagtaaatataatcaTGAATTGAATGATGAGAGACATAGATAGCTTCAAGGAATACAAGTGAGAATTCCACTAAACTCTATCCTTAACATACCACATCTGAAATGTTCTGGGCACCAAAATTTAGAGGAGGATGTTGAAGGGCCTTATGTCTAGATCACTGAAGGAACTCCAAATTTTttgtctggagaagaaaagactcagggaGGTTATTTTAACTAGTTTGGATTCCTTCCACCTAAGATATATGGAAAATAGCAGAATGGGAGGATTAAAGTGAAAAGGAGAGGCTGTGTTCTGGTACCATCAAATCCAAGACATCCCACAGTTATAAACTATACATTGGCCATTAGAAGGGATGATATAGATAAGTAGTCAAAACCATGAAAGGCAGTCATTCTGGTGTCTTagaggaatgtcctcagaaaGAAGAGCTGATAAATCCACAGAGAGCATTCATAAAGGACCAGTGCTGATTTGGACCACTTGATGTCCCTGTTGAGCCATAGAAATTAGAGGAAAGACCATCTTTTGGCTATATCTGTGTTACCAACAAAATTCAGGGTGGAAAATGAAAGTCTCTGTCATCTGGCTATATCAAACCCACAGCACGGAATGTCAAACATTCATCTATTTGGAAACATCCAAACTGACTTCCTTCACTATCATTTGGGTTGCTTGGACACAACCTCAGACAGTTTATGatgaactcaaatctttcagTGCCTCAGCTTTAAGCTTTTGTGCTGAATCATCAGAAATGAGTCATTCAAATGCTCAGGGTGGATGGATGAGGGGAGACCCCAAAGGTCTGTCATATATTTGAGTTTTAGAAGTAAATGAAAAATCATGATTGAAATTCAATTGTAAAGcatagaaaatattattaatgccATTTGGGGTACAACCGGAAGGACTTGGAAATCTTTTTCGAATATCTTTTTTGAAGAAAACCCATAAAACAGATTTCTACAAAGCAGTGATTACAATTTCAAGATCTGGAAGGCATTAAccttctgcctctctccctttcttttattcTGCATTGAGGCTATGTCTATGTAGTACCAAATATGTGGGAGAATAACTAAACATAAGCACAATAACCTCAAACCAAAAACTTTGGAATATGTACCTATTTAACTAAAGAACTTCTAACTAACTAGACTTTATTTGGCTTTCCAGCATTCTAGAGGCATGGCATTGTATAACCTCAAAGTTCTGGAGAAGTTCTTGTAACATATTTTCAGTGTGGCATGGTAGATAAAGAATTAGCCTTGGAGCTTAAAGGACCTGAGTATCAATACTACCTTGGACTCTTgccagctgtgtgaacttgggcaagtcatagccTTTAAAtactctcaatctcagtttcttttctgtaaaatagagcAAGCAATTTTCTCATGGAGCTGTGAGGATAAAAGATCATGTAGGTAAAAAGGGCTTTGCAATGCTTGCAAAtgtctgctattattattaatagaatatCTATGTAAAATACAAAGTTTGATTACAAAAGTCTTCTATTAATATTAATAGAATATCTACATAAGATACGAAGTTAGTATACATTCACTAATTCAGTTGGGTATTTTAGGAAAAATACAGTAAAAAGGCTGAGGCATTATAGCGTTGTACTTGTGgttaagaagacccaagttcaaatctggcctcagacacttcccagctgtgtgaccctgggcaagtcacttgacccccgttgcctacccttaccagtattctgccttggaaccaatacacagtattccaagacagaaggtaagggttaaaaaaaaaatactcgagttcaaatcctatctcagacaggTAGATCTGCATTAACCAAGGCAAACAACGTAATCCAAattaaaatctaaaaacaaaaaaatcccaaatcctaTAATCTTAGGTCATAACTTGAAATCTAGATCCTAAAATCCTAATAGCAAAGAGAATGAACTTGGAGGCAGGAGGGCATTACCTCaaatccaaatcctgcctcagatacttgccatggggcccaggacaagtcatttaaacaccctcacctgtaaaatggggataataatagtttctACTTCATAAGGTTGTCCTGGGGATCAAATACGTTAACATAGTTTTGAACCTGAAAATACCATATAAACAGTTGTGGACCATATTTTTGATTTCTCAAACCAGATCCTTAAGAGGGAATGTTTTGTAAAGAAACATCTTTATAGCTTATTTTTCACCTTCCACTGTCTCTTACCCCAAAGTCTACCTTATAGGATAAGAGTTAGAGTTTACATAGTCCTTTTAGGTTTTCATTAATTGAGAAGCAATCTGATATAATATGTAGGATAATCCTGTACTTGGAGGTCCAAAGAATCTTTTCATGACTATTTACTATGTGTTACTTTGGACAATTTATTTCAGCTAATCTGAGActagtttttctcatctgtaaaatgaattaaagtATTCACACTCTCTTCCTAACTAGGTCATTAGGAGAACACTCATTCCACAAACTGTAATTTAACCATGATATTGTTTCTCTCAGGAACAAAGTTGCCAAACGCCATGATGAATTTGAGAGACATGCCGAGGGGACCTTTACCAGTGATGTCAGCTCTTATTTGGAAGGTCAGGCTGCCAAGGAATTCATTGCTTGGTTAGTGAAAGGACGAGGACGGAGAGCGTGAGTCAAAATCTTTATATGTAATGggatggggttttttttggtttctagTCTAAATGTCAGACCTAGAATTTTCCATATTTGGATTAtccattttcttattcttatccatatttcttctttcttattcagTAGATGGAGTTTTCCTTATTCAAAAGGAAGGGAATTTATAGAGCCACCAAGataggagaaattttaaaaagaaccacaatgtttttttgttctcttttttaaaatagtaacttCCACAAGTCCATTTCACAATAAAGCAAAGATGTTTGGTAATGGGAATTGTCATAGCCatgaaaaaggcaaattaaaaagaaagtgataggAAGATACAGTAATATATTTTGAAGTACCCACATTGCCAAGCATGTCTATCatcattggggggaaaaaaagtgggACCCATAAGTAAAGCAGGCTGTGACTTGTCAATAGAGGAAATCGTGTAggataatttaattcaacaaaatcaacaaatgtttacCAAACAAGCACTGTGTATGGTGCTAAACAATATGGCGAGTACAAAGTATAAAAACAATCTCATACAAGGATTATGACGCTCAGTATTTTAATACTTCAAAGAATATGTGATCTAATCAATGTGATTATTTCCTCCAATAATACAGACTATAACTTACATGTCATCTCATCCTATGACACTCTTATCCCCATCTTTTAGGAGGAGCCTACCCAAAATATTAGAGCCTTTCCTTTAGGCCTCTTGACATTAGGTGGACATTGATGGAATTCATGATCTGTCCATCCTTTATGCCTTTTTCCCCTCTGCAAAGATTACCTAACTTTGTTTCCAGTTAGACATCTCTCTGTGGTCTTTACACTAATCTGGCATCCTTTATGCTATCTCTCATATTTTGAGGAATTCCCAATGGAAGAACTATCAAAGTGGTGCTTGTTTTTTCCAAAAAACAGCTTAATTCCACTCAGTTCCAGGTGGACTTAAGGAGAATGTCACGGTTTTCAAtctaaattatggtatatgatccttggaattgatatttaaagaagaaaacagaaatattaagaaGTCCCTGAGTCAGTTGGATACACTCAAATAAAAACCATGGCCACTGATTCAAAAATAAGAATTCCTACAAGCCACACactgatttagttttaaaatgtaaattatctgtatttttgttgtatttttctttattttgttaaatatttccctattACTTTTTCATCTGGTTTTAGCCTTGCTTGCAGCCACATATTTAGCACCCTCTGGTATACTTTACCTGGCAGACTTTGCAGTCATTTCTGTGCTATCAATTGGTAAAGATTTTCCAGAAGATTTCTATAACTATTTCCAGAGGCATAAGGACATGACACTTGTGCTGAAAAGTCAAAACATTAAGAAcgaagttttttcttttctcctttgttccttctttaaAGTTTTCCAGAAGAAGTCGCTATAGTAGAAGAGCTTGGCAGAAGACATGCTGATGGTTCTTTCTCTGATGAGATGAATACAGTTCTGGATACTCTTGCTACCCGAGATTTCATCAATTGGCTGCTTCAAACCAAAGTTACTGACAGGTGATTACATTTCAGTCAATCTTGACAAACAAATTTTATCATAAACGGTCAATCATTACATTGCTCCTGCTGGTGTTCTACACTAGAAGAAGATAgtttggggtttttaaaaaacatttctaactttatataattaataaatattttatatttttattttgtagccttactctaaagcagtggttcccaaacttttttggccaaccaccccctttccagaaaaaaatattacttagcctcctggaaattaattttttaaaaattttaaaagcaattaacaggaaagataaatgcacctgtggccatcaccgctctcttggatcactgcagcacccaccagggggtgatagtgcccactttgggaatcactgctttaaagaaTCCAAAGATTTGAACATTTAATTTACTAATtactcagctgtgtgaccctaggcaagttacttaatctcaattTCTTAACacttatgctcttctgccttggaagtggcACTAAGTGTCagtgctaaggcagaaggtaaggatttttaaaaaaaccaaaacaaatgaaaacaaaagaaagattaagtaactcATTTATGGTCACAAAACTACTAAATGCACCTGGTGCCAGGAGCAAACTTCTTCTTCAGGATATTCTAACTCCAGATCCAATACTTTATTCactaaagaaaaaagtcaagcctatttaaattatttatctatGGCATTTAGATTGCCCAATAGATATTTGATCTGGATCATTTGATTCATTTATGTGGAAAATTCTCACAGGGAATGTAATCCATGAATGCAGATTAGGATGATACAATTTCATAAAGTCAGTGTAAAGCTGAAATTGGAATGGGAGGTGAATAGCCTAAGTCTAAGTTGTCTAGACAacctcctgattttacagatgaagaaactgaggtccaacgagaggaagtgactttcccagtgtaaCATTATTAGTAACTGGCAAAATCAAGATTAGAACCCCAGTTTTCTGATGCTGTATCCAGGTAATAGCTTACTCTGTACCATATATATGAAGTCAAAGGGAGTAGTTTGGGTCAAAGGAGTAAAATTGTCAATGTTCACATAGTATATGgaagaagaaggatttgaacccagagtgtCTTGACTCAAAGGCATTTCTGATATTATATTAAGATTTATTTAATAGGCATCTAAACTATGGTAAAATTTAAATAATggttataatttaatttttaaaacattattatttaaaagaGGCTTATGAATTATatgagattgattttttttcttctacatatGCATGGAAAATTTTTAGGTAAGGTTTATAGAAAATCTTTAAGACAAATCTCCATTGGAAGCAAGTATTTTCAGGCTCTACAAGTGCGTGATATTTGCAAAATTAAGAGATTTCTAAAAGTCAATTCCACTAAATTTATGAAAAACTGTTCCAAAATCGGATGTTTAAATTCTCTGGGCATTATAGCAATCCTTAATaattggttgttgttgttgtttttttttggtttgtttctctAGGAAATAAGTGTATAATTACTCAAGATCATCTCCACCACATCACCTGCTGGCCTCTTGGGATGTTTAAAATTTTCTGTTCTGTAAACTAACAGAGTATATCCTAAAGCCATATTGCTTTGCATGCCAAGAAATGAATTTCATTCCAGTGTTGTGTAGCCAAAGGATTGTTTTTGGAATAAACTATTGTCAAAGGACTCTTTAAATAACAGCTTTAAAATACAAAAGTGCCAGATCCTCATATTTTCCACTTattttggacaaaaaaaaatatcccaACCTGTTTACATTTAGCAATGGAAATAGTTTTTCTATAAAATCAGCGTGTACATATAAGTAATTCCAATCACAAAATGCCTGCATTAGTaatcagagacaaagaaaggaacTGGTAACCACAATTGGGAATATGAAAATAGGACTTTCCACTTGAAACCTTTGTCATAAAAATGCTCAGCTTTCAAAGATAACAAACAGCAgccttaaataaaaattttcaagctTCTTTTCTATGGTCTGTTtctctatacacacacaaattAGCCCCTGATTCCTTCTACCTTTTTCCATTGGTTCTATGTGCCTAATACCATTGACACAATGTCAATGACAAACGCAAGGCAAGTTTTCAcctcatgatgtcactggtcttctGTGAAAATAAAGAACTAATAACTACAATTGAAAACAAATAGTCTTTAGTATTAGAATATGGATACATTTCTACTGAATGTATTTGCTGAGTATTTGTCCCTCCCCAGACTTCTTATTTTAGAATagaagaaaggaataataataatcataactgctatttatataacaccttaaGGTTTTGCAGAGTTCTTTCATGCATTATCTTCCTTGATGTCCACAACAACCATTTAATATAGGTACTACAGGTGCTATTCTCTCCAGTTTTCAGAGTTTAAAGACACACAGCTACCAAGGGTTAGTTCAGTGACTTTTCGCTAAAACACACTgcctttcaaaattaaaataatgactaAAAAATTAGAGAGCACAGAAACGCAACTAAAacaccaaaggggaaaaaaaaaagcaaaagcatcTCTCAAGGTCTTTCCCCTTGTGACTTGCAATATCCCAGGACCatcagttgcttttttttttttaaactcttacctttcattttggaatcaataccaatgtgtattggttccaaagcagaagagtggtaagggtaggcaatgggggttaagtgacttgcccagggtcacacaactgagaagtgtctgaggccagatttgaacctaggacctcccatttctaggcctggctctcaatccactgatctacctagctgccccctcatcaaCTGCTTTTAAAGGTAGTTGATTAGCTGACATCATTATGGTTTTTCCATTCAGAATACAGGCTTTGGCTAGTCTCTTCAGCTACTTCAGGACAGTCCcctaaggaggcagctaggtggctcagtggattgagagccagccctagaagggaggttctaggttcaaatctgtgctcagatgcatcctagctgtgtgactctgggcaagtcacttgaccccattacCCAACCCTtatgctcttgtgccttggaaccaatacataatattggttctaagatggaagataaggtgtttttttaaaggtagTTTCCTATAGCAAAATTCTGCTGAGGTCTCTAGGTGAATCTATGGAAATCTTTCAGAAATTAATTGTTCCCCAAGCAGTTGAGAATTCTccaggttaataataataactaactaactaaaatatttatatagtatttactatttgccaggcactgtgctaagtactttacaattatgatctcatttgatcctcacaacaatcctgggagggagatgctattattaccatcattttatagatgaggaaatcgagcCAGAGGTATATATAAGGAAGCAAGCCCAAGGACATTGAACAATAGTGTTCTACCAATAAGTCCACTAATGTAACCTGGATTCGTGACAAATCCTCATGCTCTCCAAGGATGGCCTCCCTGGGTGTTACTTTGAAAGAATCATTTTTGCTCACAGTATGTCTAAATGAAGGGAATGAAAGAGCTTGACAATCACTCCCAAATTCTTCTTCCTACTTGCCTCATGGGATATTGTGGCATATATGTAAACTGAGTCCCAGTATCCACAATCCCACAGTTAGGGAGAGGAATTAGATCTGAGACTTCCTTATTATGGAGAATTCCcagattaaacaaacaaacaaaacaaaaacaaccttctTCTACCAACATAGATCAACCCCATACTCTGCAATTTACCTATAGTCTTAGGGAATTAACCAAAAACACTAAGAGGTCTAGTgccctgcccaggatcacacagcctgCCTGATGTCAGAAGCGTCAAAAATCCAAGTCTCTCTGATCTCAGTTCATCTCCCTATTCACAACAACATGCCTGTCTTTTCCCAAAGTCCTCTGAAAAAAACTATAAGCTATATTTTGTCCTAAAGTAAATGCACAAACAAAActctgttaataataataatttttaaaagtcacctTGGGTCAATACTTGTTTTTCATacggatctgtgattttatttggCTACAGTAAACTCCAACAGCCAAACAAAATCATGATCTAGTCTgctatttttaatctttgttctTTTGAGTTCCACATGCCCAAGTGGCAATCCCATGGTCACAAAGCCAGGAGCCCAGAACCAAaccccagctcttcctgactgcTATCATCTTTCTATAAGCTATATAATGCTACTACTGACATATCCATATTTAACCAGGTTTTAATTGTACATCTTTCTATTTCACATGAGCATAATTTTTGTCATGAATTCTGTGATGATAAGGTATAACGGTATTAAAAATCACTTTCTAAATAATagtttttcccatttaaaaatgaaaatttttaatatttgtttttttattttgagtgcccatttctctaccttcctcccttccttctccctctatgaaatgacaaacaaattgatataggttatacatgtgtgatcatacaaaacacatttccatattagtcttaatgtaaaaaaaacacaggactcccccccccaaaaatgtaaaaaatgtaaaaaatagtatgattgatctgcattcagactccatcagttctttctctgaaagtgcatagcattcttcatcataggtcctttgaaattgtcttgaatTAAAATCAGAGCTCTAAATCATGCCTGGGAAATAAAGGCCAACAGTgaactataaaaaataatttccaatttagtcaGCTAATTATTCaaagtagaaagaacaatggacCAAGAAACAGAAAGTCTTGATTCCCTCACTaaatagttttgtgaccctgggcaagtaatttcattTCACTGGGCTTcaacttgtaaaatgaagaaactggccCAGATAATCTACAACAAAGATCTCTTCTGgcatttatatccctgagtgaaAAAAAAGTATCACTGGGACAATCAGCTAAATGCTGCAATGTTATGAGCAATAACTTACAAAACTGTATAGAATTTAAGGGTCTGTTCCTTATGTCTCATGTTAGCAGATGCTCATGGCCCTCACTGCCTCAGACTTCCTAAAATGAAATATGATTGATACTGATACATTTATTGATAAAATACTTGATAATTAACATAaataaagcactatatagatgccagctattattatttgacaTGAGCTTCCTCTTCTCCCACTCTATACATTTCAAACCTCCTTGACATTGTTTCCcaccttctcctcccttcttctggTCTTTGATGATAAGATGGTCCTTCTGTTTACCAAATCCAGTCCCCCTAGCTGTGCCCTTCATCTCATCTGTTCACATCTTCTCCAGTAAATTTAATACTCAGCCTTCTCCTCTATGTCTCTCAAATGTTTAACTTCTTCTTCTCTTGGTTTGTTTCCTAATGTCTTCAAGCATGCCCTCATGTCTCcctcataaaaaaaaattcactagaTCCTATGATCCCCTCAAAGAATTAGCctatatttttcatctctttctcaaccaaattccttgaaaaaaaattatctacatTTGCTGCCTCCACTTACTTTCCTCTGACTCCTCAAACCCTTTGAAATTTGGCTTCAGAACCCAtcaactaaaactgctctctccaaagttgccaGTGATCTAACTGACAAATCTGACAGTGTTTTCTCAGTTTTAATCATTCCTGATATATTTGCTATATTGACACTGTTgattatcctttcttttttgttattcttttctccCTGGATTTTTGTGAAACtattctctcctgattctcttcctacctattcgtcctttcttcatatttctaaAGTTTCAATCTAGGATGGGAGCCAAGATGTATTAGAAATAGGAACCCATCTAAACTCTCTCAACATTCCTTTTCAAACAAATTGAAAGTAAttcttcaaatcaaattttggagtggtgGACCCAACAAA
Protein-coding regions in this window:
- the GCG gene encoding pro-glucagon encodes the protein MKMKSIYFVAGLFIMLVQGSWQNSLQDTEEKPRPYTDSQAEPLDDNLMNEDKRHSQGTFTSDYSKYLDSRRAQDFVQWLMSTKRNGNKVAKRHDEFERHAEGTFTSDVSSYLEGQAAKEFIAWLVKGRGRRAFPEEVAIVEELGRRHADGSFSDEMNTVLDTLATRDFINWLLQTKVTDR